A single genomic interval of Gossypium raimondii isolate GPD5lz chromosome 11, ASM2569854v1, whole genome shotgun sequence harbors:
- the LOC105803034 gene encoding potassium transporter 5 encodes MASVVVQTRLDIPMSDDQLKANTPSIPLRKPYGSMDLISTKTPPHHGRHSKDTKWWVVLNLAFQSIGIVYGDIGTSPLYVYSSTFSNGIKHKDDVLGVLSLVFYTLTLLPMIKYVFIVLRATDNGEGGTFALYSLICRYAKVSLIPNQQAEDRQVSNYTLELPSKRLKLASVLKSSLEKSKFAKLFLLLITMLGTSMVIGDSILTPSISVLSAVGGVKEATSALTQDMIAGISIVILVFLFMIQRFGTSKVGYTFAPILSLWFILIGGIGFYNIIKHDTTVLKAINPIYIVEYFIRNKKDAWVSLGGVVLCTTGGEALFADVGHFSVRSIQVSMCSMVYPALILAYTGQSAYLRQHPDSASDAFFKSVPGPMYWPMFVVSILASVIASQAMISGTFSVVHQSLSLGCFPRVKVVHTSANHEGQVYIPEINYFLMLACVGVTSGFKTTVKIGNAYGIAVVFVMTLTSALLVLIMIMIWKTNIFLIILYVVTIGFVELMYLSSALYKFTLGGYLPLAFSAFLMTVMYVWNNVYRRKYHYELDHMISPARLTEIFTNKNMSRIPGLAMFYSELVQGIPPIFEHYVSNVPALHSIIVFVSMKSLHVNKVPAEERYFFRRVEPRTLFAFQCAVRYGYNDVREVAFEETLITRLKEFIQEETWMQIQTLSIGGKMTESGRESDREIEHNEISKAKQAKEEKLREIMEQEIEQVEKAWEEVGIVHLIGQNEVIASKESNVMKRILVDYAYNLLRRNLRQSEAVFDIPHKRMLKVGMTYQL; translated from the exons ATGGCCAGTGTCGTTGTCCAAACACGGCTCGACATTCCAATGTCTGATGACCAGCTCAAAGCCAACACCCCTTCAATTCCATTGCGTAAACCATATGGTTCAATGGACCTCATCTCCACCAAAACCCCACCTCACCATGGCAGACACTCTAAG GATACGAAGTGGTGGGTGGTGTTGAATCTAGCATTTCAAAGCATAGGCATCGTTTACGGAGATATTGGAACGTCACCACTCTATGTTTACTCTAGCACCTTCAGTAATGGAATAAAACACAAAGATGACGTATTGGGAGTCCTTTCTTTAGTCTTTTATACTCTTACCCTCCTTCCTATGATTAAGTACGTTTTTATTGTCTTACGAGCTACCGATAATGGCGAAG GAGGAACGTTCGCACTTTATTCGTTAATTTGTCGTTACGCGAAAGTGAGTTTGATCCCCAATCAACAAGCTGAAGACCGCCAAGTATCGAATTACACACTGGAACTGCCAAGCAAGCGGCTGAAACTAGCATCAGTTCTCAAATCTAGCTTAGAGAAGAGCAAATTTGCCAAACTTTTCTTATTGCTCATCACCATGCTCGGTACTTCCATGGTCATTGGCGACAGTATCCTCACTCCTTCCATCTCCG TTTTATCTGCCGTGGGGGGTGTCAAGGAAGCAACATCTGCCTTGACACAag ATATGATAGCTGGGATATCAATAGTGATATTGGTGTTCCTCTTCATGATTCAAAGATTTGGAACTTCTAAAGTGGGTTACACCTTCGCTCCTATTCTTAGCCTCTGGTTTATTTTAATCGGTGGAATCGGTTTCTACAACATCATAAAACATGATACCACAGTGCTTAAAGCCATCAACCCAATCTACATTGTTGAATACTTCATCAGGAACAAAAAAGATGCTTGGGTTTCCCTTGGTGGAGTTGTTCTTTGCACCACCG GAGGCGAAGCACTATTTGCTGATGTTGGCCATTTCTCGGTTCGATCCATTCAAGTTAGCATGTGCTCCATGGTGTACCCGGCTTTGATTTTGGCTTACACCGGACAATCCGCTTACCTTCGTCAACATCCAGATTCGGCTTCTGATGCATTCTTTAAATCAGTTCCAG GTCCTATGTATTGGCCAATGTTTGTAGTGTCCATTTTGGCTTCAGTCATAGCAAGTCAAGCAATGATTTCAGGAACTTTCTCAGTAGTTCATCAATCACTCTCCCTAGGTTGTTTCCCACGTGTCAAAGTTGTCCACACATCTGCAAATCATGAAGGACAAGTTTACATCCCAGAGATCAATTACTTTTTGATGTTGGCTTGTGTTGGTGTCACCTCTGGTTTCAAGACCACTGTAAAGATTGGCAATGCATATG GGATTGCGGTGGTGTTTGTAATGACACTCACATCAGCCTTACTGGTTCTCATCATGATCATGATATGGAAAACTAACATATTCTTGATAATCTTGTATGTTGTTACTATTGGGTTTGTGGAGCTTATGTATTTGAGTTCAGCTCTCTATAAATTTACTTTGGGAGGGTATTTGCCGCTGGCATTCTCGGCCTTCCTAATGACTGTAATGTATGTTTGGAACAATGTATATCGGAGGAAGTACCATTATGAGCTAGACCACATGATTTCTCCAGCAAGATTAACCGAGATATTTACGAACAAAAACATGTCTAGGATTCCTGGGCTTGCAATGTTCTATTCGGAGTTGGTTCAAGGTATACCACCCATATTCGAGCACTACGTTTCGAATGTACCAGCGTTGCATTCCATCATTGTCTTTGTTTCCATGAAATCGCTCCACGTTAATAAAGTTCCAGCAGAAGAAAGATACTTTTTTCGAAGAGTTGAACCGAGAACGCTATTTGCCTTTCAGTGTGCCGTTCGATACGGGTACAACGATGTGCGGGAGGTGGCCTTTGAGGAGACATTAATTACAAGGTTGAAAGAGTTCATCCAAGAAGAAACTTGGATGCAAATTCAAACATTATCCATCGGTGGAAAAATGACTGAATCCGGTAGAGAATCAGATCGGGAAATCGAACACAACGAGATTTCGAAAGCGAAGCAAGCAAAAGAAGAGAAGCTTCGAGAGATAATGGAACAAGAAATAGAACAAGTAGAGAAAGCATGGGAAGAAGTTGGTATTGTTCATTTAATTGGACAGAACGAGGTAATTGCAAGCAAAGAATCCAATGTGATGAAGAGGATTTTGGTTGATTATGCTTATAATTTATTGAGGAGAAACCTGAGACAAAGTGAGGCAGTGTTTGATATTCCTCACAAGCGCATGCTTAAAGTCGGCATGACTTACCAGCTTTAA
- the LOC105803035 gene encoding nuclear transcription factor Y subunit B-4, with protein MTDKIGIDSYREGHKYDFGGGGGGSGEDGFIKEQDRLLPIANVGRIMKQILPPNAKVSKEAKETLQECVSEFISFVTGEASDKCHREKRKTVNGDDICWALATLGFDNYAEQLKRYLQRYREQEGERANQHSAGNVPEGKEETSTYRGELHSSLSLGRFERCKSIW; from the coding sequence ATGACGGATAAAATAGGGATTGATTCATATAGAGAAGGGCACAAGTACGACTTTGGTGGTGGTGGGGGTGGCTCAGGCGAGGATGGGTTCATTAAGGAACAAGATAGGTTGCTACCGATAGCCAACGTTGGACGAATCATGAAGCAGATACTACCTCCTAATGCAAAGGTGTCCAAAGAAGCTAAAGAAACCTTGCAAGAATGTGTGTCGGAGTTCATTAGCTTCGTCACGGGTGAAGCATCGGATAAGTGTCACAGGGAAAAGCGCAAGACTGTTAACGGGGATGACATTTGTTGGGCACTTGCAACGCTGGGGTTTGATAACTATGCTGAGCAATTAAAGAGGTATTTGCAAAGGTATAGGGAACAGGAAGGAGAAAGAGCTAACCAGCATAGCGCAGGGAACGTCCCTGAAGGAAAGGAAGAAACGTCAACTTACAGAGGCGAACTGCATAGCTCGCTCTCTCTAGGGCGTTTTGAAAGATGTAAAAGCATATGGTGA
- the LOC105803036 gene encoding uncharacterized protein LOC105803036 → MKMDTTLLDKDMEGNEEGSAEQLPASCSFLNEIFGDPEVVPRVGYQYQAQVPPLVEDWRGLQVVKESLDSKDIVNVPNPIPMGLPIPIFWTKTEVERLNGAFEFENSKERCFTSCHGCAEYKVESLYSALGDQKDKEGYMELHPTTRSRMDVDLLFLQEPNSKLKRLDRGFCPLPDSSNEVWKDIECDSFLLGLYIFGKNLILVKDFVGSKEMGEILSFYYGKFYGSDGYRRWSECRKLRSKRCIHGQKLFTGWRQQELLSRLFSYLSKECQDMLSEVSKTFGEGKVSFEEYVFIIKNAVGLGMLIEAIGIGKGKRDLTTMEPVKANHVVSLRPEIPIGKACSALTSADIIKFLTGNFRLSKARSSDLFWEAVWPRLLARGWHSEQPKDQVFAGLKNSLVFLIPGVKKFSRRRLVKGNHYFDSVTDVLNKVASEPGLLELEIKVPEASRENKENKWEPVINQAPDFVVNKHNRYLKPRNSGCNRDVMKFMIVDTSLVQRDEQSKVRELRSLPLEATSLSHPTDTSSGSEEDTSDDSEDEAEETSTSNVAEAIVDGGECVDFSDCVNSNSNIGIPRASDSIISLENHGSHDTGLLVDDEENVMKYNSRQKVPSSSSKYTTPLTRQQSSTDGQSSCGVGNISSYRMSNEEYSHCRFNQPDACQDVVFQTGSVNLLPATSLSKGDADEGKEGIVTESCLHRDEYSTKTQSHTLIDLNVPQVSIGFESDGPLITETVQNSDNSCPHVLFFQSEIMVQPELLRRPDKVAEINQHTTMHNRRQSTRNRPLTTKALEALECGFFSPVRKRKAAGAPQNNLRRVRGRPVVSSLFRNGANNPNMEES, encoded by the exons ATGAAG ATGGATACCACTCTTTTGGATAAAGACATGGAGGGCAATGAAGAGGGGTCTGCTGAACAATTACCTGCGTCATGTTCGTTTTTAAACGAAATTTTTGGAGATCCAGAGGTGGTTCCTCGTGTTGGATATCAATACCAAGCACAAGTTCCACCATTAGTTGAAGATTGGCGTGGTTTACAGGTTGTAAAGGAATCACTTGATTCAAAAGACATAGTGAATGTGCCAAACCCTATTCCAATGGGATTGCCTATCCCTATTTTCTGGACAAAGACCGAGGTTGAAAGATTAAACGGTGCATTCGAATTTGAAAACAGCAAAGAGAGATGCTTTACATCATGCCATGGATGTGCAGAATACAAAGTTGAAAGTCTGTATTCTGCACTAGGTGATCAGAAAGACAAGGAAGGGTATATGGAACTTCATCCTACAACCAGATCGAGGATGGACGTTGATTTACTCTTTCTGCAGGAACCAAATTCTAAGTTGAAACGGCTGGATAGAGGTTTCTGTCCTCTTCCGGACAGTTCAAATGAAGTATGGAAGGATATCGAATGTGACAGTTTTCTTCTTGGGTTATACATCTTTGGAAAAAATCTTATCCTTGTGAAAGATTTTGTTGGGAGTAAAGAGATGGGAGAGATATTGTCTTTCTACTATGGAAAATTTTACGGGTCTGATGGATACCGTAGATGGTCAGAATGCCGAAAGTTAAGAAGCAAAAGGTGCATTCATGGACAAAAGTTGTTCACAGGATGGCGGCAGCAGGAGTTGTTATCGAGATTATTTTCTTATCTTTCAAAAGAATGTCAAGACATGTTGTCTGAG GTTTCTAAGACATTTGGTGAGGGAAAAGTTTCCTTCGAGGAATACGTGTTTATTATAAAGAATGCAGTTGGCCTTGGTATGCTCATAGAAGCTATAGGTATTGGCAAAGGAAAGAGAGACCTGACTACCATGGAGCCAGTAAAAGCCAATCATGTAGTTTCCTTGCGTCCCGAAATACCAATTGGCAAAGCATGTTCTGCTCTTACCTCAGCAGATATTATCAAGTTTTTAACAGGAAATTTTAGGTTGAGCAAAGCTAGATCCAGCGATCTTTTCTGGGAAGCTGTTTGGCCTCGCCTGTTAGCCAGAGGTTGGCACTCTGAACAGCCAAAGGATCAGGTTTTTGCTGGTTTGAAGAACTCTCTTGTGTTCCTTATACCCGGTGTAAAGAAGTTTTCAAGGAGGAGACTAGTGAAAGGGAACCATTATTTTGATTCTGTTACTGACGTTCTTAATAAAGTTGCTTCAGAACCGGGGCTTCTTGAGCTTGAAATCAAAGTGCCTGAAGCCAGCAGAGAGAACAAAGAGAATAAGTGGGAGCCAGTAATTAATCAAGCTCCTGATTTTGTGGTAAATAAACACAATCGTTACCTCAAGCCACGAAATTCTGGTTGCAATCGGGATGTAATGAAATTTATGATTGTAGATACTAGTTTGGTCCAAAGGGATGAACAATCCAAGGTTCGAGAGCTGAGAAGCTTACCTCTTGAAGCTACTAGCTTGTCCCACCCCACTGATACATCCAGTGGTTCAGAAGAGGACACATCTGATGACTCAGAAGATGAAGCAGAAGAAACTAGTACTTCAAATGTTGCGGAGGCCATAGTTGATGGTGGAGAATGTGTGGACTTCTCAGATTGTGTAAATAGTAATTCAAATATTGGCATTCCCCGCGCCTCTGACAGCATTATATCACTGGAAAACCATGGAAGCCATGACACAGGTCTGCTTgttgatgatgaagaaaatgttATGAAGTATAATTCCAGACAAAAGGTGCCATCTAGCAgttcaaaatatacgactccTCTTACTAGACAGCAGAGTTCAACTGATGGACAATCAAGCTGTGGTGTTGGAAACATTTCTTCTTATAGGATGTCAAATGAAGAATATTCACACTGTAGGTTCAACCAGCCTGATGCTTGTCAAGATGTGGTTTTTCAAACAGGATCCGTGAACTTGTTACCTGCGACTTCTTTGTCTAAAGGCGATGCCGATGAAGGAAAGGAAGGCATTGTCACTGAAAGCTGCCTGCATAGAGATGAATATTCAACAAAAACTCAGTCACATACATTGATAGATTTAAACGTTCCTCAAGTTTCAATAGGTTTTGAATCTGATGGACCATTAATTACAGAGACAGTGCAAAATAGTGACAATTCGTGTCCACATGTATTGTTCTTTCAATCTGAAATAATGGTGCAGCCTGAGCTGTTGAGGCGTCCTGATAAAGTTGCGGAGATCAATCAGCATACTACAATGCACAATCGGAGGCAGAGCACTAGGAACCGACCGTTAACCACAAAAGCATTAGAAGCTCTTGAATGTGGGTTCTTCAGTCCTGTGAGGAAGAGAAAGGCTGCAGGGGCTCCACAGAATAACTTGCGAAGAGTTCGTGGGAGGCCTGTTGTTAGTTCCCTTTTTAGAAATGGTGCTAATAACCCCAACATGGAGGAGAGTTAG
- the LOC105803032 gene encoding wee1-like protein kinase encodes MKRRGAKRPSNKMKGTLGKHFQVQFHHHQSSSATSSSIFTRNLLDFGSQDDPSTSVPDLDAADDKDFILSQDFFCTPDYITPDNQNLMNGFDCNKENIPCPKSPEKLNTLKSKRPRQDGILVNPLSPTLSGSQQIVELASDNFDADEGNLEKAIIPGVQKTKNYVSQSAVALRCRVMPPPCIKNPYLKDASEVDTDPFGNQRSKCAGFFPAIIGGDGLSRYHTDFHEIEQIGTGHFSRVFKVLKRIDGCLYAVKHSTRPLHQETERRKALMEVQALAALGSHENTVGYYSSWFENEQLYIQMELCDYSLSRKSSTQLFTEGEFLRAMHQMAKALQFIHEKGIVHLDVKPDNVYVKNGVYKLGDFGCATLLNKNLPVEEGDARYMPQEILNENYDHLDKVDIFSLGVTIYELIRGSPLPESGPQFLREGKLPLLAGYSLQFQNLLKVMVDHDPVRRPSAKELVENPIFDKASKNTKA; translated from the exons ATGAAGAGAAGAGGAGCGAAGCGGCCAAGTAATAAGATGAAAGGGACATTGGGGAAGCACTTTCAAGTTCAGTTCCACCACCACCAATCATCTTCCGCCACCTCATCCTCCATCTTCACCCGGAACCTTCTAGATTTCGGATCTCAGGATGACCCTTCCACTTCCGTTCCCGACCTCGACGCCGCCGATGACAAAGATTTCATTCTCAGTCAAGACTTCTTCTG CACTCCTGATTATATCACCCCTGATAATCAGAACCTGATGAACGGCTTTGATTGCAACAAG GAAAATATTCCTTGCCCTAAGTCGCCGGAGAAGCTGAATACTCTCAAAAGCAAGAGACCTCGACAAG ATGGTATCCTGGTAAATCCCCTCAGCCCTACATTATCTGGCTCTCAACAGATAGTGGAACTTGCCAGTGACAACTTTGATGCAGATGAAGGCAACCTAGAAAAAGCAATCATACCTGGAGTACAGAAgactaaaaattatgtttctcAATCTGCTGTTGCTCTACGATGTCGGGTTATGCCACCTCCTTGTATTAAAAACCCATATCTAAAGGATGCTTCAGAAGTTGACACTGATCCTTTTGGAAATCAAAGATCAAAGTGTGCAG GTTTCTTCCCTGCAATCATTGGTGGAGATGGGCTTTCGCGCTATCACACAGATTTTCATGAGATTGAG CAAATTGGTACTGGGCATTTCAGTCGagttttcaaagttttaaagAGAATTGATGGTTGCTTGTATGCTGTGAAACATAGTACACGGCCATTGCATCAAGAAACTGAGAG GAGAAAAGCCTTGATGGAAGTTCAAGCTTTAGCAGCATTAG GATCTCATGAAAACACTGTTGGATATTACTCTTCTTGGTTTGAAAACGAGCAACTTTATATTCAAATGGAGCTATGTGATTACAGCTTGTCTAGAAAATCGTCTACTCAACTGTTCACAGAAGGAGAATTCCTGAGAGCCATGCATCAG ATGGCAAAGGCACTGCAGTTTATACATGAAAAAGGAATAGTTCATTTGGATGTAAAACCTGATAATGTATATGTGAAGAATGGTGTTTATAAGCTTGGTGATTTTGGATGTGCAACTCTCCTAAATAAGAATCTGCCAGTTGAAGAGGGTGATGCACGTTATATGCCTCAAGAAATCCTAAATGAGAACTATGATCATCTTGACAAGGTTGATATCTTCTctttaggagttactatttaTGAGCTTATTAGGGGATCACCTTTGCCAGAATCAGGACCTCAGTTTCTTAGAGAAGGAAAGCTGCCACTGCTTGCTGGGTATTCcctacaatttcaaaatttactcaAG GTCATGGTGGATCATGATCCAGTACGGCGTCCTTCCGCAAAGGAATTAGTTGAAAATCCAATTTTTGACAAGGCTTCGAAAAATACAAAAGCCTGA
- the LOC105803040 gene encoding zinc finger protein GAI-ASSOCIATED FACTOR 1: MKIKETDKLSTLSLYFLVSSQFQMSKISGDDGSLSSGNTGEEVHQLLLKNNSPPALVSNTNSSSSQHPQPQPQPPVKRKRNLPGTPDPNAEVIALSPTTLMATNRFVCEICNKGFQRDQNLQLHRRGHNLPWKLRQRTTTEVKKRVYICPEPTCVHHNPARALGDLTGIKKHFSRKHGEKKWKCDKCSKKYAVQSDWKAHQKTCGTKEYKCDCGTIFSRRDSFITHRAFCDAIGAEENIKVNQGLMNNAGSNLQNQMPDLLMSSMPMCNGNTSMGISDFNNFDSKSTPLKSLPQELVPMPFKSMNIGGGTFSSSSGTLFGTTRSISSASSSLQLSSNGSSGFNYLQDTKKGCQIAGSPHMSATALLQKAAQMGATASNSINSPIMQTSFASSMAGPDQAIRPPTFGGIQQQNTSYDQFPSQTDQSSMVGISEGFSNQLMQKSPNEFAQLFQGSSAMNEMGMLTNMLLNGVDRNQGLMKNMEHEGSGSSYNLFQGRKPTGPSIYGTSSGGGNMTTLDFMGIGGLRPTNLHEQQHLQQRLELEAISQQRLPMMNPFQQQYSHGDSTIEKPIWDV, encoded by the exons atgaaaattaaagaaacagaCAAGCTTTCCACATTATCACTATATTTCTTGGTTTCCTCTCAGTTTCAAATGTCAAAAATCTCAGGCGATGATGGAAGCCTCTCTTCTGGTAACACTGGAGAGGAAGTCCACCAGCTGCTCCTCAAAAATAACTCCCCACCGGCCTTAGTTTCCAACACCAATAGTTCTTCCTCTCAACACCCACAGCCACAGCCACAGCCACCGGTCAAGAGGAAGAGAAATTTACCAGGAACTCCAG ATCCAAATGCTGAAGTTATAGCTCTATCACCGACGACGCTTATGGCGACAAATCGGTTCGTATGCGAGATATGCAACAAAGGATTTCAAAGGGACCAGAACCTACAATTGCACCGGAGAGGCCACAACCTTCCGTGGAAGCTAAGGCAAAGGACCACCACTGAAGTCAAGAAACGAGTCTACATATGCCCCGAGCCCACTTGTGTCCACCACAACCCTGCTCGTGCACTGGGGGATCTCACTGGAATAAAGAAGCATTTCAGCCGTAAGCATGGcgaaaagaaatggaaatgcGACAAGTGCTCCAAAAAATACGCTGTGCAATCGGATTGGAAAGCTCATCAGAAGACCTGTGGTACTAAGGAATACAAATGTGATTGTGGAACCAttttttcaag GAGAGACAGCTTCATCACCCATAGAGCATTCTGCGATGCAATAGGCGCTGAAGAAAACATCAAGGTGAACCAAGGGCTAATGAATAACGCGGGATCAAACTTACAAAACCAAATGCCAGATCTTCTCATGTCATCAATGCCAATGTGCAATGGCAACACATCTATGGGAATATCTGATTTCAACAACTTTGACTCAAAAAGTACCCCACTCAAATCCCTTCCCCAAGAGCTAGTGCCAATGCCATTTAAGTCCATGAACATAGGAGGAGGCACGTTTTCAAGCAGCTCGGGCACTCTATTTGGCACCACGAGAAGCATTTCTTCAGCTTCGTCTAGTCTACAACTCAGTTCAAACGGTTCATCTGGCTTCAATTATTTGCAGGATACCAAAAAAGGTTGCCAAATTGCCGGGTCGCCCCACATGTCTGCAACAGCCTTGCTGCAGAAAGCAGCCCAAATGGGTGCAACTGCAAGTAATAGTATAAACTCACCCATCATGCAAACAAGCTTTGCTAGTAGCATGGCAGGTCCTGACCAGGCCATTAGACCGCCAACTTTTGGCGGTATTCAGCAGCAAAACACATCTTATGATCAATTCCCATCACAAACTGACCAGTCAAGCATGGTTGGAATCAGCGAGGGATTCTCCAACCAACTCATGCAAAAAAGCCCCAATGAATTCGCCCAACTTTTTCAAGGAAGCTCAGCAATGAACGAGATGGGAATGTTGACTAACATGCTCCTCAATGGAGTTGACCGAAACCAAGGCTTGATGAAGAACATGGAACATGAAGGTAGTGGTAGTTCTTATAACTTGTTCCAAGGAAGGAAGCCAACGGGGCCATCAATATATGGAACCAGCAGTGGAGGAGGTAACATGACGACCCTTGATTTCATGGGAATCGGAGGGTTAAGGCCGACCAATTTGCACGAACAGCAGCATCTGCAACAAAGGTTGGAATTGGAAGCAATAAGCCAACAAAGACTGCCAATGATGAACCCTTTCCAGCAACAGTACTCGCATGGGGATTCAACTATTGAAAAGCCCATCTGGGATGTCTGA